One Streptomyces sp. NBC_00102 DNA segment encodes these proteins:
- a CDS encoding SWIM zinc finger family protein — MRRTFEAVPARTSAEGEPFADSWWGRAWVDALEGISLDEGRLARGRAYADSGHVAAITVTPGRVVAYVHGSRPRPYRAEIRLRVFTESGWDTLLDAVAARPGHFSALLARTMPHALVDTAEGAGVRLLPGVDDLDPSCSCPDRALPCKHVAALCYQTARLLDSDPFVLLLLRGRGERELLDELARRNAEHAARERPEAPEAPSVAAREALAERYLPPLPPPLPVPALPGRPPSYPELPGARDPLALDQLATDAAARAHAILTTGRDPLAGLSTWQDAVRLAAAGPTAGLTATTRALYRELAYATGRNTTDLARAVAAWRQGGAEGLAVLETPWDPPAGPFDRARPGLAAADFPRFQPWRNHLTHPGGTLQLRFGRDSLWYGYEADPGTEDWWPRAMPGTDPVDVLLALLGR, encoded by the coding sequence CTGCGCCGTACCTTCGAGGCGGTCCCGGCCCGTACGTCCGCCGAGGGCGAGCCCTTCGCCGACAGCTGGTGGGGCCGGGCCTGGGTGGACGCCCTCGAAGGGATCTCGCTGGACGAGGGGCGCCTCGCCCGGGGGCGCGCGTACGCGGACTCGGGGCACGTCGCCGCGATCACCGTCACCCCGGGCCGGGTCGTCGCGTACGTGCACGGCAGCAGGCCCCGCCCGTACCGTGCGGAGATCCGCCTCCGCGTCTTCACCGAGAGCGGCTGGGACACCCTGCTGGACGCGGTGGCCGCCCGCCCCGGGCACTTCTCCGCACTGTTGGCCCGGACCATGCCGCACGCCCTGGTCGACACCGCCGAGGGCGCGGGGGTCCGGCTGCTGCCGGGTGTCGACGACCTCGACCCGAGCTGTTCCTGCCCCGACCGGGCTCTGCCCTGCAAACACGTCGCGGCGCTCTGCTACCAGACGGCCCGGCTGCTGGACAGCGATCCGTTCGTCCTGCTGCTCCTGCGCGGCCGCGGTGAACGCGAACTCCTGGACGAGCTCGCCCGGCGCAACGCCGAGCACGCCGCCCGCGAGCGCCCCGAGGCACCCGAAGCCCCTTCCGTGGCCGCCCGGGAAGCGCTCGCCGAGCGCTACCTGCCGCCGCTGCCACCCCCGCTGCCCGTGCCCGCCCTTCCCGGCAGGCCGCCTTCCTACCCCGAACTCCCGGGAGCCCGAGACCCGTTGGCGCTGGACCAGCTGGCCACCGACGCGGCGGCCCGCGCCCACGCGATCCTCACCACCGGCCGCGACCCGCTCGCCGGACTGAGCACCTGGCAGGACGCCGTACGGCTGGCCGCCGCCGGACCCACCGCCGGGCTCACCGCCACCACCCGGGCCCTGTACCGCGAGCTCGCGTACGCCACCGGCCGCAACACCACCGACCTCGCCCGCGCCGTGGCCGCCTGGCGGCAGGGCGGCGCGGAGGGCCTCGCCGTGCTGGAAACCCCCTGGGACCCGCCGGCCGGCCCCTTCGACCGGGCCCGCCCGGGCCTGGCGGCCGCAGACTTCCCCCGCTTCCAGCCCTGGCGCAACCACCTCACCCACCCCGGTGGCACGCTCCAGCTCCGTTTCGGCCGGGACAGCCTCTGGTACGGCTACGAGGCCGACCCCGGCACCGAGGACTGGTGGCCCCGCGCCATGCCGGGCACCGATCCGGTGGACGTCCTGCTGGCGCTGCTCGGCCGCTGA